The Hippoglossus stenolepis isolate QCI-W04-F060 chromosome 3, HSTE1.2, whole genome shotgun sequence genomic sequence ATATGATATTGGGTGACTCTTGAGTGTGTAGCCCTGTGAATGAGAAGATGTATATGAGGTGTTTGTGAAGTGTTAAATGTAGAAATGCACAGTGCCAGAGCgctttctgtgtgcgtgtgggtgtgtgcgtgtccatGCTTGAGAGCACGGCACATCCATATGAAGTCTCTGATCATTACAAAGCAATTCCTTCAGACAGAAATCCCTTAAACAGCCTCGGTTTTGGGCTTCACGCtatccccccctcccctcctcctcctcctcctcctcctccttctgtctcctctctcctcaacAGCCACcaaccactgctgctgccaaaaATAACACAGGAGCGCCACTCGAACCCGCGCCTCACCGCAGCGCAGCTTGGCCGCAAGAGAGggatcaaaacacacacaaaaaaggaaacacatcATATCGTggaaggaggggaaaaagagCATTCATACAGCGCCATGCCTGAAGATATCCACTGATGATTTTGGCAAGCGGGGAACCACACATACTAATGCGCCAGGGCCAAGACAGGGGAAAGCGgaaagtgtgtttgtggaaTTGTGTGCATACATTTCGGATGAAGTATATTGTCGCAGCTACAGAATTTCGCTCCCGATTCCCCACTCACTCAGTGATTTAACCGCTGTAGctcaataaaaaacacttacaCCATCACGTTATAGGTCAATAAATTAGGGGCCAAACGAAGGGGCCCCCCGGCAAACAAGGCCAATTACCGCTGAGGGTGTATGAGTTGTGAGCAGGAGTGGTATCCTCTGATGTCAGATAAAtcacggggctttgattgtaGGTTTGGGAGTTCAAACGCGAGACAACTTCTACTCATTGTCATGGCCGATTCACTTTTGTGTTGCGTTTGGCAAAGACGGGCTCCTCTCCACTGACAGACGGGTGCCAGTGAATGAAGCCATTAGAACCCAAGTTCTGTTTCAACCGCGGCCAGGAAGGGGTTTATGAGCAAACCATCACGGGATTAATTGTCCAGCCGCagcaataaatgaaatgatggaAAGGTGGAAAATGTAGTGAATTTTTTTTATGGAAGTGCTGCTACGTTAGGCGGAAGGTTCTGAAATTGAGGGTCAAAAAGATTAAAAGCGTCGGTATGATTGCTCCTAGTACTCAACAGGGGAAAGGATTCaaactgaactgagacacaagacacaactTAGAATcagttgttattattttatcattgatTTCATTGCCATCACTTTTTGCTGGCCTGAATTATAGTATAAGGCAATCTTCCTTCCCGTCTTAACACAAAAACAGGGCCTTTATCTCAACTTACATGTTCACATCCGAGCCACTTAGACCCTAGAACCatttaaatcaaagttaaatTGCTTAAAACCCAGTTCTTCTCACTGGCTTTCCACTCAAGTTGAGTTTGAGACCTTGATTTAATCTGTTACTTTGCAATTCTCAATTATTTATGATGTTTAACTTTTTATTGCTCTTGAATTTTCTATGTATTCCGCGGTTTCTTCtaaacatctttttattttaagcctgacaGCACTTCGGGCCTCAGAGATTATTTTAAACGAGCTATGTAAATAAATTTGACCTGACTTGACTGGATAtgacttttcaaaatgttatcTAAAGAAATTGCTTTTACTTTATATTCTATTCCATTGTTTATATGCTGCCTTGCACCATTTTGACTTGGAAACGCATGTTACTTGGACCAGGGACTTtctatttcattgttttgtactttaaaatacattaatgtaTAAAACTTTAGCAGCAAAAAGATCCCATGTAAAGCACATTTTAAGTTAGTCTTTAAATGGGTCCAATAAGTAAATTGTGATATTCATTGGAGAGAAGTATCTGTGTAAGTGGAGCCACTGCAGCAAACCTGGATGAATGGTCTGTGTTGGTGTATTATGGTGGAGACAGGTGCCAGAAACCCCAGGAGCTCAAAGCACAGCGACAGAGACGTTCATCATTTAGACACATCATTGACTGACTGTCGCCCTCTTCTGGCCCTTTGTATTCATAACAGATGACTGCAGAGGGAGCAACAACCTACAACAGGAACAATTAACCTTGTGATTATAATTGGAAAACCTTACATTCATAAATTCCTTCCTAAACATTAGACTTTAACCTctaaccaaaaataaaaaagcgaGCTTGAAGAATTATTTCCTGTGACTCTGGACTGAAGTTATTGACCTGTTTGAATTTATCGTTTGTGGGGATTTAATTCATCTACTCTATTTAGATAATAAACTTCTTTCATTTTATGTAATTTGActgatatttaatttcatttgattgaTCTTGCATTGTAAAATTGAAGTGGAATGTGGCTGATTGTCCACATATTCTGTATGTTTTGAACTTTGATAAATAAAGTaaggggaagaaaaacacacacacacacaggtcaagAGTTAAAACAATGTTAActtattaaataacatttactCACTGGTACTTGAATTCTTCCATTTTGTTGAACTTTTCCATCCGGTGCTGTTGTTTCCCAGCAGCAGATTCACAACTTTAgctgtaacaacaacaaaaatatatatatatatatatataataatataataataatagcacgATTTTACACTCATAGAttatgtttgttggtttgttttaacGATACGACAACTCCTACACTAACCCTAATATTGAAAAAGCACGAAAATGTAAACTTAAATGAATTTCTTTGGCCCCATATTTGACTCAAGTTAAGAAGCTAACTTTCAGCAGCAACTAGCTTGGTTTGTTCTGTACATGAAACTTTGCTCCAGCAGAGAATTCTCTACTTCTTCCttgttcatgtgtttaaaaacTTCTACTTTTCATTTACTCgttttatataataatgtttggtgtcatttgttttccacaggAATATTCACCTGTGTCTACTGAGAAGAAACAATCGCACCTCTTGgtccgctgctcctcctcctcggtgcCTCCCGGTGCACAAATCGAAGCCACCCACAGCTCTTTATGACCAATGAGAGCTGGACTTCCGGCCGGAGGCGCGCTACGTCACATTGTTGTGTCGGAGCGGAGGGCGCCTCTTCTGCTCTTCACATGTCTCCTGCCCGTGGAAACACCGTCTGAGGAGAAGCGGGGTGTCCGTCCTGCTCTGGGGGGATTCGCGGATCCGAAACCGACCGGCACCGTCTGCGGGAAATAGGGAATGAACGACGAGACAGCCCCGGACAGCTGGAAGAATAACTCCGGGTGCTCCAGGTGAAGCTGCACACATGCTAAGCTAACGTAGCACTGAGCATCACATGCTTTACGTCGGGGGTTTTCTGTACTGGTTCCACTGTTAAACTAACGTTACTGTCGTTTGTTACTGATTATTGATCCATGGACCCGTTGATTACGATGTGATTACTAAATTACTGAATCCAGATAGTCCTAAAAGTGCTATTAGACATCTATAGCTTTATTTATTAACGTTTTAATAACCattaaaaatgtcctcagtcCTCACTCTTAGAAATGAACTGCCCTGATTATAGATGATCAGTCTGTACGTGTTCTACTATACAGATGTTCCTGCACACTACACAAACCGTTGCATCCTGCATTGCCAGCTGTTTAATAGAGATACGAGTCTAAGAGACTAACTGGTACATTTATATGAACCATTTTGCTCATAGTTATGTATGAACACTGTccgttttaaataaataaaagttaggGTTAGTTGTTTCTTCACatatatttacttttgtttATGAAATCGTTCATTTAGAAATCAGCCAAGTGGATATTTTCATATCTGCTGTTGAAAGTTCTGTCGCCGCAATACAAAGTAGATGTGGAATTGTAGATTGCAGTTATTTATTCTCTGGAGTTTAGTGTATGTCTGATACCAGCTGGATTGGAGAACTCCATAGTGAGGTTTTCTGGATTTGTGTGACCAAATtgacagtttatatatatatatatagggtaCGAtaggaaatgtgtgtgaatgcgaCTTATGCTGCAAAGCGTTTTGATTGGTTGATAAGGCTGGTAAAGCGcattataaatacagtccatatAGTCCATTCCATGTATAGAGAGACACTTGTGTAATTTATGCGAGTGTAGTGAGTGCGCACTTTTTATCTTTAATGAAATATGTAAGAAGGACAATAATTTCATCTGACTTTTTGTTCTCTTCCATTCAGTATTGAGCAAATGCTGGCTGTGAGTCCCGGAAAGACGCCGATCAGTCTGCTGCAGGAGTATGGAACGCGGATAGGCAAGACCCCAGTGTATGACCTGCTGAAGGCCGAGGGACAGGCCCACCAGCCCAACTTCACTTTCCGCGTCTCCGTTGGAGAGATCAGCTGCACCGGCCAAGGGCCCAGCAAGAAGGCGGCCAAGCACAAAGCAGCCGAGGCTGCTCTGAAGATGCTCCAAGAAGAACTCGAGGGTCCCACAGTAGTCGGTGTTGGAGTAGAAGGTATTATTGCGGTTGAAGTGTCTACCGATGGAGACAGGTCAGTTTAGTCAGTTTCCCCCTCGAATTGAGGTCTGTGTGGCTTGATTACTTATCGTTGAGTTGTTTTATCTCATCTTCTGTGCAGCTGCAAGACAGAGATGAAGACCTCAAGCCTTTCTCAGCAGTCTGAATGTAACCCCGTGGGGGCTCTGCAGGTGAGTCATCTAAGAAAACTACTCCTCTCAAAGTTTAATTATGTCCTTTGACGTTTCTCAAATAACACCATCATGTTTCATCACAATTTCCCAGTTGGTGTCAAGATAGTTATTAGTTTCatgcctttttgtttgtttctttattttgtgattCAACACTTGTCCGTGTTCTTCTCTGTCAGGAGCTGGTGGTGCAGAAAGGATGGCGTTTGCCAGAGTACACGGTCACTCAGGAGTCTGGTCCTGCACATCGAAAAGAGTTCACCATGACCTGCAGAGTCGAGAGATTTGTGGAAATCGGTAAAATGCAGAATATTTCCTtcagtgaacatgtgtgtacgtttgtgtgCATGAGTATTTATCCTGTTCTCATACATCAAAGAATTGGGCCATCAGTGATGATACATTTACTCATGCTGCCCATGAAGTCATACTGAtatgaaacatttcatttggattgaaaaaaaatcacacgtACTGCCTTTGTCAGCCGTGTTGAGAAGTGTCTGaccttcactgactcttcacaCATGAATAGCAAGATCATTGATTTCCCTGTGGCACCATTTATAGGTGCCAATGATAGACAGAAATATGAATGTCCCATTTTACAAGATATACCAGCTTATTCTGCAAATGATGGGTACTGAATATCAATCAAAAAGTCAGACCAGTTGTGGTCATACCTGACCCACAGTCTCCGGTTCATCTCCAGGAAGTGGAACGTCCAAGAAACTAGCCAAAAGAAACGCAGCAGCTAAGATGTTATCGCGTATACACGATGTTCCGGTCGACCTGAGGACCACCCACGAGGTGGATGTGGAGGATGATACGTTCACCGTGGTGAGAAACAAACCTTCTCTGTACATATGTGCACCAGTTATGGTAAATTATTCGGCATATTACAGGAAAGGATGCACGGCGCTGCAGAAGATAAGATATGATAAGATCATCCTTTAtcagtcccacaatggggaaatttgcaatattacagcagtaagagtcaaaaataataataactaacaTGTAGTACTTACTTGTaaggaaatatagaaaaaaatgaatatatacagtgcCAGAAAAAGTATAGTGTGTGGGAATGGGTGTGTGTCCTGAGATGAACTGACGTTTGCTACTATCAATTGCACACACGTTTAACCTTGCACACGCAGCTCATCCTGACTTGACGTCTGTAGCCGCATCCGGCTCCATGTGTTTGAACTGATAACAAGGCCCATCCTGACTCTGGATGAACTCATGATACAGCTTCtctataaatatttattctgaTCGGGTCAGTTTGTTGTAATAAGCTCATTCAAACCCACAAGTCGCAGATTCTGTCATTTCCTATGTCACTTATCGACACCACGACAGATGCAAATATTCTATTATGTTTACCCCCATTACCCCTTTTCTTACTCTTAAGTCCTGCTGGCTGATAATACTAGTTAATTAACTGCTGTGAATTTCctctctcctgcacacacagcacattggGAACAAAGTTGACTCGGGTAAAAGTAAAAGCTTCAGCTGCACATGGGACTCTCTGCGTAACTCTGCTGGAGAGAAGATCCTCCAGCTCCGCAGCCACCCT encodes the following:
- the tarbp2 gene encoding RISC-loading complex subunit tarbp2 isoform X2, producing MNDETAPDSWKNNSGCSSIEQMLAVSPGKTPISLLQEYGTRIGKTPVYDLLKAEGQAHQPNFTFRVSVGEISCTGQGPSKKAAKHKAAEAALKMLQEELEGPTVVGVGVEGIIAVEVSTDGDSCKTEMKTSSLSQQSECNPVGALQELVVQKGWRLPEYTVTQESGPAHRKEFTMTCRVERFVEIGSGTSKKLAKRNAAAKMLSRIHDVPVDLRTTHEVDVEDDTFTVHIGNKVDSGKSKSFSCTWDSLRNSAGEKILQLRSHPLGMPSDSDFCSLLSDLSVEQSFDVSYLDLEEPSLSSMCQCLVELSTQPATVCHGFAPSKDAARAHAAHNALHYLKIMAGGK
- the tarbp2 gene encoding RISC-loading complex subunit tarbp2 isoform X1, giving the protein MNDETAPDSWKNNSGCSSIEQMLAVSPGKTPISLLQEYGTRIGKTPVYDLLKAEGQAHQPNFTFRVSVGEISCTGQGPSKKAAKHKAAEAALKMLQEELEGPTVVGVGVEGIIAVEVSTDGDSCKTEMKTSSLSQQSECNPVGALQELVVQKGWRLPEYTVTQESGPAHRKEFTMTCRVERFVEIVSGSSPGSGTSKKLAKRNAAAKMLSRIHDVPVDLRTTHEVDVEDDTFTVHIGNKVDSGKSKSFSCTWDSLRNSAGEKILQLRSHPLGMPSDSDFCSLLSDLSVEQSFDVSYLDLEEPSLSSMCQCLVELSTQPATVCHGFAPSKDAARAHAAHNALHYLKIMAGGK